GGGCTGGTGCCATCATAAAACCCTCTAATTTGACGCTTTTTATCGATTAGCATAAAGTTTTCGGTGTGAATCATGTCAAAAGGGCCACCATCGCCGTCTTCTTTTACGGCCAAATAACTTTTTCTGGCCAATTCGTAAATCTGTTTTTTATCGCCTGTAACTAAATTCCATTTCTTGTCGTTTACGCCTTTTTTAATGGCATATCTTTTTAATTGCACAACGGTATCGATTTCTGGAGTAACCGAATGTGAAAGGAGCATAACTTCATCATCATTTAATATGTCTTTTTGAATGCTAGCCATGTTTTTGGTCATAATCGGACAAATAGTAGGGCATGTTGTGAAGAAGAAATCGGCAACATAAATTTTGTCTTTGTAGTCTTCCTGGGTAATCGTTTTACCGTTTTGATTCGTTAGACTAAAATCGGCAATCTTGTGGTATTTCTTTTTGTAATGTAGCGTACTATCAACCAATTCAGGTTGTACCATGGTAGGTTGGTATATAGGCAGCGGTTGGTATACGTTTAAAGTATTGTATATGATTGAAACAATAATAATGGAAACAATCGTGAAAACAATGGCGAATATTTTGTAATCCTTAAAAAATGATAACATAAAGATTGTTATGAAAATTAGATGCCTGCAAAAATACGATGATTCTCTTGTGTCTAAAAATATAATAGATAAGAAATGCCTTAGCTTGGTATGGTTTACATATAAAATGGTGTTAAATCGTATGGCTTTGTTTATTTGTTTTCCCAAAGTTGGTTTAAAACCTTACTTTTGCACGATTATAAAAAATGTTAGACTATTATATGGATTTTGTTATAAAGATTTCTCAGTTTTTACTAAGCCTTTCGTTGCTCATTATTTTGCACGAATTGGGACATTTTATTCCTGCAAAGCTGTTTAAAACTCGTGTTGAAAAATTTTATTTGTTTTTTGATGTGAAGTTTTCACTATTCAAAAAGAAAATAGGGGATACGGTTTATGGGATTGGATGGTTGCCTTTAGGCGGATATGTGAAAATATCGGGAATGATTGACGAGAGTATGGATACCGAGCAAATGGCTAAAGAACCACAACCTTGGGAATTTCGTTCGAAACCAGCTTGGCAGCGCTTAATTATTATGCTTGGTGGGGTTACGGTTAATTTTTTATTAGCCATTGTAATTTATATAGGTATTAGCTTTTTTTATGGAGATACCTTTTTACCTGTTGAAAATATTAATGACGGACTTCTAGTACAAAGCTCTGTGGCTAATAAGGCTGGACTGCATACTGGAGACAAGATTATTGCGGTTGATGGTGAAAAAATTGAAAAATTCTCAGACATCTCAGAAAAGGTGCTTTTTAGTCATGAGGTTGAAATAGAGCGCGATGGTACACCTTCTACGGTAACCATGCCTGTAGACTTTTTATCTCAGTTAATGGATGCTAAGGAAAAAGGTTTTATTAGTTTAAGACAACCTTTTGTGGTGGTGCAAGTATCTGATAGCTCTGCAAATTATTCGAGCGGCTTAAAAAAAGGCGATATCATTGTAGGTATGAATAATCAACCAACAAAATATGCCGATCAAGTTATGGCGTCATTAGAAACATTGAAGGGGCAAGGTATTACAGCAACTATAAAACGCAAGGATCAAGAAATTTCTTTACAACTTAAAGTGAGCTCCGAAGGAAAGCTTGGCGTGGTTTTAGGTGCTAGTACACCAAAAACTTTAGAGGCTTTAGGATATTATAAGTTTGATGTTAAAGATTATGGTTTCTTCGAGTCTATTCCAGTTGGTGTTACAAAAGCAAAGGATAAAGTAGTATCTTACTGGGATCAGTTAGGAGCTATTTTTTCACCTAGTACAGGTGCTTATAAAGGTGTAGGTGGATTTAAGGCTATTTACGATATATTTCCTAGCACTTGGAGTTGGGAGTACTTTTGGAGCATTACGGCCTTTTTATCTATTATGCTTGGTGTTTTAAATTTATTACCGATTCCTGCTTTAGACGGCGGACATGTAATGTTTTTACTATATGAAATGATCTCTGGAAGAAAGCCTGGCGATAAATTTATGGAGTATGCACAGATGGTTGGATTCTTCCTTTTAATTGCTTTAGTGCTTTTTGCAAACGGTAATGATATTTATAAAGCATTATTTGAATAAAATTTTTTTAAAAAATGTTTGCAGATACTAAAAAAGCTTTTATATTTGCACTCGCTAAGCAAAACAGCAACACTCCTTCTTAGCTCAGTTGGTTAGAGCATCTGACTGTTAATCAGAGGGTCCTTGGTTCGAGCCCAAGAGAAGGAGCAACAAAAACCCGATACGAAAGTATTGGGTTTTTTTGTGGATTAAATTGGGCGAGAAGTTTGTGTTGAGCGAAGCCGAAGTGAGGGATCAAGGATCAGTCCTAAAAGTTGGGGACTAGGCATAAATTTGGGATCAAGAGCAAAAGTTGGGGGATTTTAGAATTAAGCAAAAATAGTAGTTAATCTATAGAGGAAGAATTTTACGTTTCTTACGCCTCTGAACTGTGCTCTAAAAGCCTTAATTTTAGCATTGAAAGCTTCTGCTGAAGCGTTGGTACTTCTATTATCAAAATAGTTTAGAATGTTTTGATAGTGAACAGACATGGTTCTGGATATAGTATTAAAGCTTTTAAAGGCTGCTTGTCTAACTTTTTCATCCCATTTAGCTAATCGTGTTAGTGCGGAAGTTTTATCCTGAGTATTGTTAAAAATCCAAGATAAGTTCTGGCATAGTTTGTATGCTTTTTCTATATCAGGATAGTGTTTAAATAGTATCACTGATCTTTTAGCTTGGTTTTCAGTCCACTTATTGCTTGGCTTATAGAGTAAATATCTTCCTCTTGCCAGTAGTTGTTTTAATGTATCTCCGTTTGGAAGTATTTCAGGTGTGTATTTTAAAGATTTACTTCTAGCGTCTTCTATGGCATCATTTTCAAAATCGATGGCTTCCCACCTGTGTTTTATTCTTATTTCTTGCAAAGCGTCCAATGCTAATTTCTGCACATGAAAACGGTCTATAACTAAGCAGGCATTGGGGAATGATTTTTTAACAATGAGTCCCATGTTTCCTGCCATATCCAGAGTCACTTCTTTAACTTTATTTCTTTGTTTTAAAGGAATTTCATGAAGTATTTTTATCACTGTTTCAGCTTTAGTTCCTTTAACTATAGCTACTATAGAGCCTTTCTTTCCTTTGGCATCTTTATTGGTTAAGATGGTGTAGAGTTCGCCATTGCAAAAAGCGGTTTCGTCAAGCGATAGGTAGCTTCCTAGATTCTCAGGGTACAATAGCCAATCTTTTGCATGGGCTTTTTGATCCCAAGATTTAAAATCACTTAAGTGATCTTTGTACTGGCGTTGCAGTTTCTTGCCGTTAACACCGTAGAAAAATCCAATGGTGTGGCAATCCGTAGCTTTAGTATGGACTAATTTCTTTTAAAAAATCAGCAAACTCGGCGGTCATCCGTGTTCCCTGTGCTACTAAATTCCAATCTCTATGAACCACTTCATTGGTTTGCTTATTCAGCCATCTGCGGCGTTTTATATGAAGGTAAACATTTTTACCTCGTATAGGGAAGTCTTGAACGGTAGCCTCAGAAAAGAAGCCTTTGGAATGAAGTTTAGTTCCATTAAATTCTTCGGGAATCGTGTTTAGTTCTGTAAAATAAAAATGTAGTGCTTCTCCTTTAATTTCGTGCTTGTCCAAATCAAAATACTTCATAAGTATTTCTGGAAGTAATAAATTGGCTATGGCTAATAATGAATCTGATGACATTAAAAATTTTTATTCAAAGATCTTCTTTTTTTAAATACTCCCCAACTTTTGTGCTTGATCCAAGAATTTTACGTTTCTCACGCCTCTGAACTGTGTTCTAAAAGCCTTAATTTTAGCATTGAAAGCTTCTGCTGAAGCGTTGGTACTTCTGTTGTCAAAATAGTTTAGAATGTTCTGATAGTGAATAGACATAGTTCTGGATATAGTATTAAAGCTGAGTAGTTACTTACATGGGGTGATAAACATTACAGAGCAAAAACCAAATAATATATGAGTAGGGTATATAGGATTCCTTAAATCATATAAACCAAAAAGACTTTATCTAGTAAAGTCTTTTTGGTAATGGAATTTAAATATTTATAGCGTTAAATTTTGTTATTTTTTTCTTTATGTATTTTTTTAATGCCAAGAGCTATTGCACCTAAAGCCAAAAGGCTTAAGCCGCCATCTATAGGGACACTAGGTGTAGAATCTGGGTCGCAATCATGCGGGTTTCTTCTGTTTTTACGTCCTTTTTTGTCATTGTCTTCGTTTTTTGGTTTTCTTCGCTTGTCAAACCTATTGCTTTTTTCAGAGTCTTGAGGTTGTCTTTTGCTCCATAAATCGTTGTTTCTATCTCCAACTACAGTAGTTAATAGTATGGTATATATTTTTAAACTTAACACACTTAAATCAGCTTCCGAAAAGGATGAACTCACTGTTGTTGAGGCATGTGTTTTTGATGAAATGAAAAAAACAAGCACTATCGCAAACACATTAATGAGCCCAAAAACTGATTTTTTTTTGTTTTTCATCTTGTTAATGTTTAATATTTATAATAGTGTACATAAAAGTAACCAGGAATTTAATTCAGAAACTTTTTCGACTCCATTTTTCGATATATCGTGCTTTTTTTACTTTGAAACACAATCTTATGTTAATTTTATCGATGAACGTAAACAATTAATAATTAGGCGATTGCAATGTTTTTGGCTAACACGGTTCGATTTGTGCCAGTGATTTCGGAGTTACTGTGCCGTTGATTTCGGTTTAAATTGTGCCACACGGAAATTGAGTTAGCTAAAAACGGTTTGATTTGTGCCAATGTTTCCGTTTCGATTTGTGCCACTTTAAGAGATCAAGTAATTACCTTATTGCTCTAAAAAGCGATATGGCCAACACACTTGATCCAATGGACCTAAAACAAATTATCAACTTAAAACAAGATGGTTATAGTAACCGTCAAATTGGAGCCACACTTGGCATTTGCCGCAACACTATAAATAGCTATATACACCTATTTAAAGGTAGTGGTTATAGTTTTAAGGAGTTATTAAAGCTAGACAACCACACCCTAGAAAAGCTCTTTACATCTCATACAACCATAAATAACAAACGCTATGATGAATTGATGTTTTATTTTGAAAGTATTAATAAGGCTCGGAACCACCCAGGATTTACTTTTTTGTACCACTACACAGAATATAGTCAAAAGGTTAAAGACCCTTATAGTTACACTCAATTCATGGAGCATTACCATCGTAAATATGCCAAGATCAAGGGGTCTATGAAACTTGAACACGAGGCAGGGAAAGAGATGTTCGTGGACTTTGCTGGAAAAAAACTTCAGATAGTAGACAAAATCACAGGCGAGATACTTCCAGTAGAGGTCTTTGTTGCCATGCTCCCTAACAGTCAGTATACCTATGTTGAGGCTTGTATGAGCCAAAAGCGTGAAGATTTTATAAGTTGTTGCGAAAACGCCCTTCATTTCTACGGGGGAGTACCCAAGGCCATCGTATCAGACAATCTAAAATCAGCCGTTACCAGATCTAGTAGATACGAAGCTCAGGTTAACCGTAGTTTTAAAGACTTTGCCCGCCATTACAACTGCGTGGTCAATCCAACGCGTAGTTACTCCCCTCAAGATAAAGCGCTGGTGGAAAACGCGGTGCATCTAGCTTATCAACGGATTTATTATCCCCTTCGGGAAATGACCTTTTTTTCTTTAGCAGATCTAAACAAAGAGATAAAACTTCTGCTAGAGTGCTACAACAACCTATTATTCCAACGCAAAGAAGCTAGTCGTCTGGAGCTCTTCCAAAGCGTCGAACGAGAGTATCTAAAACCCTTAAGCAGTACACGCTACGAGATAAAAGAATATAGAAGAGCTAAGGTTCAGAAAATAGGCTATATCTATTTTTCACCAGATAAGACTTACTACAGCGTTCCATATCGTTACATTGGCAAGGAAACCACGCTACACTATACCAAAGGCATGGTAGAGGTGTATTATAATCAACAGCGCATAGCTATACACCAACGTAGCGGTTCCAAAGGCGCATACATAACCAACAAGGATCACCTTAGTAGTTCTCATAAACAATACAGCCAGTGGAGTCCGCAATACTTTAAGAACAAGGCAGCTGTCCATGGTAGTTATGTTGCAGCATGTGTCGAGCGGATTATTGCTGCGTTGGATTATCCTGAAACAGGGTATAAAAGAGCTATGGGCGTTATACAACTCCATAAGTCTTATGGCTCCCAAAGGTTAGATAATGCTTGCAAAAGAGCCATACAGGCTGATGCTGTAAGCTACAACAGGATAACCAACATACTGAAGAATAATCTAGATCAAAGCTCCTTATTCCTACAAGAAGAAACAGACCGAGGTTCTCATATCCCCAAGCATGCGAACATCCGTGGGGCATCCAATTATAAGTAAAAACAACACGAAAAAATCACTTAAATTTTATACATATATGAATACAAATCACACCATCGAAAAACTCAGAAAAATGAGATTAACAGCTATGGCTGAACTCCATCACAACCACCTTAGTGATAACCGAATAGAGTGTCTTACGCCAGATCAATATCTAGCATTGCTTACCGATCACCAATGGGAAGACCTTCAGAATAGAAAGATAAAAAGGCTTACAACGCAAGCAGCCTTTAAGCAGGGAGCTACACTTACAGATATTAATTACCTGCACAACAGAAGCTTGGACAGAAATATGTTCGAGCGTTTGGCTACTCTAGATTTTGTACAAAAAAAGGAAAACTTGATTATCACAGGATCCTCTGGAGTGGGTAAAAGTTATATAGCTCAGGCATTGGGACATCAAGCTTGTATGATGAATAAAAGAACCCTATACACAAATACTGCTAGACTGATGAAACGATTAAAACTAAGTAAAGTAGATGGCACTTACCTTAAAGAACTTGCAAAACTATTAAAAGTAGATCTGCTTATCCTTGATGATTTTGGTTTACAGAGCTTCGACAATCAGAACAGAGAGGCGCTTATGGACATAATCGATGAAAGACATGATAAAAAAGCAACGATTGTAGCTTCACAAATACCTGTATCCGCTTGGTACGATATTATCGGCGAAAGCACTATCGCTGATGCGATACTAGATCGTATTGTAAATTCATCGCATAGGATAAACCTTACTGGAGAATCCTTGAGAAAAGGTAAGTTGAAAGAACAGTATTAATTAAATTTAACTATTATTGTATGATCTCTTAAAGTGGCACGGTTTGACCGAAATACGTGGCATGGTCACTCCGAAATAGCCATTTTTTGTTAATTTTAAATAAAAACCAGACAAACGGTTGTTTTTAAAGTGGTAAGGACTTTATTTCTGCTATTGTTTTCTTTGAATTTCCAATAAAAATAGAATCATCAATAATAATTACAGGACGGCTTAAAAAAGTATAATGTTCTAAAAGGTAGTATTTCAAGTCGCGTTCTGTTAGATTTTGGTTTTTTAAATCCATTTCTTTGTAAAGCTTTGCTCTTTTACTAAATAAAGCTTCGTAACTTCCAGAAAGCGTTTTCATTTGGTCTAATTGATCAACAGTTAAGGGTTCGGTTTTTATGTCTTGCAGAACGAATTCAGAAGATAAGTTTAGCTCTTTTAATATGCGTGAACAGGTACTACAAGTCTTTAGATAATATACTTTTTTCATAAATTAAGATTTTTGGTAAAACAAATTAAAAGTATATTTATAGAAAAATAAATTAAAATGGATTTTACATTTGAAGTTTTAATGAATACTAGGAATATATTTAAAGGTATTATAGAAACATGTTCCTTGAACGAAGTAAATAAAATCCCTGAAGGGTTTAACAATAATATTATTTGGAATATCGCTCATAGTATAGTGACACAGCAATTGTTATGTTACAAACTTTCGGGATTAGAAGCTACCATACCAACACATCTTATCAATAGGTATAGAAAAGGTACTAAGCCTGAAGGCGCTATAAGTCTGGATGAGCTTCATGAGATAAAAGACATATTGAATTCTAGTATAGAAAAGACGCAGAAAGATTATAGCCAAGGTGTTTTTAAAACCTATACCGAGTATACAGTATCAACAACTGGGAATACGCTCAGCCGAATAGAGGATGCCTTGCAATTCGCCGTGATACATGAAGGTATTCATTATGGTTATATATTGGCTTTAATGAAAGCTTTAAAAAAGTAAATAAGACTCAATTTCGTTGTAAGGTACTTTAAATTCGATAATGCCTTCAGAATAGGCAGCGATTTCAAATGTGTTGTATAAAAAAACAAGACCGTCTTCTGTATAAGCCATATTTGAAGGTAGGATAAATTGGTCTTGATTTAATAGTATGCTTTTGTCCTCAATTGTTTTTTTGTAATAGGGTTCAGCAATTTTTTTTACCGCGTCTATATCGCTAAAAAGTGTTTTGTTGGCTATTAATTGGCCGTTTTCAGCATTAAAATTTAGGAAGGTAATTTTTAAATTTCCATGGGCGCCACCTGTATTGGTATAGGAGGTAATGGCTATACTGATAATCGTTTTCGATTGATATAGTACCTCGCCATCAATTTGAGCCTCCCAAATTTGGGGACTTTCAGGAAAATCTCTTTTTAAAGCTTCATATTCGTTTACAAAATTTGTTACACTTTCGTTAATAGATTTTGTTTGAGTGTTTTGGTTATCTATAGTTCCTATTTGAATAGAGGAAATTACGTTTTGCTGTATGCTTTGATTAATGAGATAAGCTGCAGACGCTTTGCCAGAAGCTCTTGGGATGTTTATTTCAACGATGCTGTTGTTTTTTGGTGAGATGTGTACTTCAGAAAAGCTAATATTAAATTCTTTATCACAAGATAAGTATAACAGTATTGCTAAGTAAATGAATAGGTGTTTGAAATTAGATATCGTTTGTGTAAGGGATTTTTTCATAAATGTCAATTTACTTATTATACCTCAATGTTTGAGTTTTTGAGAATGCGTAGAGAAGAAAATGAGAGGAGGGGTGTAATTCAAGAATATTATCTAGTTGAGGTAAAATATATACCCTAAACTTAGCCAAATTAAACTATCGTTATTCTTGTTAGACGGTAAGTTGTGATCTAAACCATCAACCTTGTCATCCATAAAAAATTGCCATCTAAAGTCTAGCATTAAATCTGAAACTCGAGACAGTTTATATCTAACACCAACATTACTAACGACAGCCCAGCTGCTTCCAGGTGAAGCATCTACAGATCCTGGAGCCCATCCGGAGTAGAAGTTGCTTGGGTCGGTAACATCCCCAATAGCATTAGGGTCGGGGTTGTTGTAAGTTGTTTTTACTTCAGGAGTATGATAGGTGTACTGAATTCCTAGATTTACAAATGGAGTGAATCTATAAGCATAAGCTTGAAAATCTCTAATGCTTAAAGGGTAGTACTCGAGTTGTGTTCCAATATTATAATTTTTAGCTAAACCAGTATGTGTACGAAGTTGATCCGCTTCAGGACTTGTTAATGAAGGATCAACCCATTTTCCATGGTGTTCTAGATGAGTTCTGTTGTAAGAAATCTCGCTACGCAGTTTAAAGTGGTCATTAAAATAATTATCAGCTGTATAGCAATTACAGTCTGCATTTAAGGTGAAATTCATATAATGAACAAGTCCAATACCAAATCCTGAATTTGTGAAGTTATTTGAAGAATTTTCACTCTCTCCAAAGTCTGAACGCATCTCTACGAAACCTGCAACAAGTCCTAATTCATGTGAAAAACCTGACTGTGCACAAAGGGATTGTATCAAAGCAAAAAAACAAAAAACAATTGTTACATTTTTTGGTTTTATCATAAAAGCTTGTTTTTAGTCAGGTTATTTATATAACAAATATATAAAAACACATACTGAAAACAAATATTATAAATTTTCTAAATTTCGAAAAAATAACGGTTGAAGAATTTAAAATAAAAGTGATATTTTTTTGAAGATAATGTATATTTGTTTTAAAATACTAATTATATAATAATTTAAACTATTTATTGCGCTATGAAAAGTAAGATTGATGCTTTTTTAGATTTAGTAAAAGAAAGAAATGGCCATGAGCCAGAGTTTCTTCAGGCTGTAGAAGAAGTAGCTGAAACGGTTATTCCTTATATTGTTGAAAATGATATATACTATGGTAAAAACATTTTGCTTCGCATGGTCGAACCAGAGCGTGTTATCATGTTTAGAGTGTGTTGGGTAGATGATAATGGGGAAATTCAAGTGAATAGAGGATATCGTATACAAATGAACTCTGCTATAGGGCCTTATAAGGGTGGATTGCGTTTTCATCCATCTGTTAATTTAAGTATTTTAAAATTTTTAGCCTTCGAGCAGGTTTTTAAAAATAGTTTAACAACGCTTCCAATGGGTGGTGGAAAAGGAGGAAGTGATTTTGATCCTAAAGGTAAAAGTGATAGTGAAATTATGAGATTTTGTCATGCTTTTATGAGTGAGTTGTTTAGACATATTGGTCATAACACCGATGTACCTGCAGGTGATATTGGTGTAGGAGCAAGAGAAGTTGGGTACTTATTTGGTATGTATAAAAAAATTAGTAATGGCTTTACAGGGGTACTTACAGGAAAAGGTTTGTCTTGGGGCGGATCTCTAATAAGACCTGAAGCCACTGGGTATGGTACCGTGTACTTTGCACAAAAAATGTTAGAAACTAAAGGTTGGGATATTTCAGGAAAGTCTTGTGTTATTTCTGGATCAGGAAATGTTGCTCAATACGCTGCCGAAAAAGTGATTCAGCTAGGAGGAAAAGTGCTTACTTTGTCTGATTCTTCTGGGTATAT
This genomic interval from Tamlana carrageenivorans contains the following:
- a CDS encoding ISAon1 family transposase, which produces MGFFYGVNGKKLQRQYKDHLSDFKSWDQKAHAKDWLLYPENLGSYLSLDETAFCNGELYTILTNKDAKGKKGSIVAIVKGTKAETVIKILHEIPLKQRNKVKEVTLDMAGNMGLIVKKSFPNACLVIDRFHVQKLALDALQEIRIKHRWEAIDFENDAIEDARSKSLKYTPEILPNGDTLKQLLARGRYLLYKPSNKWTENQAKRSVILFKHYPDIEKAYKLCQNLSWIFNNTQDKTSALTRLAKWDEKVRQAAFKSFNTISRTMSVHYQNILNYFDNRSTNASAEAFNAKIKAFRAQFRGVRNVKFFLYRLTTIFA
- a CDS encoding ISAon1 family transposase N-terminal region protein, with the protein product MSSDSLLAIANLLLPEILMKYFDLDKHEIKGEALHFYFTELNTIPEEFNGTKLHSKGFFSEATVQDFPIRGKNVYLHIKRRRWLNKQTNEVVHRDWNLVAQGTRMTAEFADFLKEISPY
- a CDS encoding SCO family protein, with product MLSFFKDYKIFAIVFTIVSIIIVSIIYNTLNVYQPLPIYQPTMVQPELVDSTLHYKKKYHKIADFSLTNQNGKTITQEDYKDKIYVADFFFTTCPTICPIMTKNMASIQKDILNDDEVMLLSHSVTPEIDTVVQLKRYAIKKGVNDKKWNLVTGDKKQIYELARKSYLAVKEDGDGGPFDMIHTENFMLIDKKRQIRGFYDGTSPEEIERLLDDITILKQE
- a CDS encoding DinB family protein, whose translation is MDFTFEVLMNTRNIFKGIIETCSLNEVNKIPEGFNNNIIWNIAHSIVTQQLLCYKLSGLEATIPTHLINRYRKGTKPEGAISLDELHEIKDILNSSIEKTQKDYSQGVFKTYTEYTVSTTGNTLSRIEDALQFAVIHEGIHYGYILALMKALKK
- a CDS encoding THC0290_0291 family protein — its product is MIKPKNVTIVFCFFALIQSLCAQSGFSHELGLVAGFVEMRSDFGESENSSNNFTNSGFGIGLVHYMNFTLNADCNCYTADNYFNDHFKLRSEISYNRTHLEHHGKWVDPSLTSPEADQLRTHTGLAKNYNIGTQLEYYPLSIRDFQAYAYRFTPFVNLGIQYTYHTPEVKTTYNNPDPNAIGDVTDPSNFYSGWAPGSVDASPGSSWAVVSNVGVRYKLSRVSDLMLDFRWQFFMDDKVDGLDHNLPSNKNNDSLIWLSLGYIFYLN
- the rseP gene encoding RIP metalloprotease RseP, producing MDFVIKISQFLLSLSLLIILHELGHFIPAKLFKTRVEKFYLFFDVKFSLFKKKIGDTVYGIGWLPLGGYVKISGMIDESMDTEQMAKEPQPWEFRSKPAWQRLIIMLGGVTVNFLLAIVIYIGISFFYGDTFLPVENINDGLLVQSSVANKAGLHTGDKIIAVDGEKIEKFSDISEKVLFSHEVEIERDGTPSTVTMPVDFLSQLMDAKEKGFISLRQPFVVVQVSDSSANYSSGLKKGDIIVGMNNQPTKYADQVMASLETLKGQGITATIKRKDQEISLQLKVSSEGKLGVVLGASTPKTLEALGYYKFDVKDYGFFESIPVGVTKAKDKVVSYWDQLGAIFSPSTGAYKGVGGFKAIYDIFPSTWSWEYFWSITAFLSIMLGVLNLLPIPALDGGHVMFLLYEMISGRKPGDKFMEYAQMVGFFLLIALVLFANGNDIYKALFE
- a CDS encoding PID-CTERM protein-sorting domain-containing protein; amino-acid sequence: MKNKKKSVFGLINVFAIVLVFFISSKTHASTTVSSSFSEADLSVLSLKIYTILLTTVVGDRNNDLWSKRQPQDSEKSNRFDKRRKPKNEDNDKKGRKNRRNPHDCDPDSTPSVPIDGGLSLLALGAIALGIKKIHKEKNNKI
- the gdhA gene encoding NADP-specific glutamate dehydrogenase, whose translation is MKSKIDAFLDLVKERNGHEPEFLQAVEEVAETVIPYIVENDIYYGKNILLRMVEPERVIMFRVCWVDDNGEIQVNRGYRIQMNSAIGPYKGGLRFHPSVNLSILKFLAFEQVFKNSLTTLPMGGGKGGSDFDPKGKSDSEIMRFCHAFMSELFRHIGHNTDVPAGDIGVGAREVGYLFGMYKKISNGFTGVLTGKGLSWGGSLIRPEATGYGTVYFAQKMLETKGWDISGKSCVISGSGNVAQYAAEKVIQLGGKVLTLSDSSGYIYDADGIDAEKLAHVMELKNVKRARIKAYLETYPDAKFVAGKTPWEIKCDIALPCATQNELHENDAETLLENGCICVVEGANMPSTKGAIEAFHKAKILFAPGKASNAGGVATSGLEMTQNSLRFKWTRDEVDNKLKDIMGNIHKSCIEYGTDEDGYVDYVRGANIAGFVKVADAMLAQGIV
- a CDS encoding arsenate reductase family protein, which translates into the protein MKKVYYLKTCSTCSRILKELNLSSEFVLQDIKTEPLTVDQLDQMKTLSGSYEALFSKRAKLYKEMDLKNQNLTERDLKYYLLEHYTFLSRPVIIIDDSIFIGNSKKTIAEIKSLPL
- a CDS encoding DUF3298 and DUF4163 domain-containing protein is translated as MKKSLTQTISNFKHLFIYLAILLYLSCDKEFNISFSEVHISPKNNSIVEINIPRASGKASAAYLINQSIQQNVISSIQIGTIDNQNTQTKSINESVTNFVNEYEALKRDFPESPQIWEAQIDGEVLYQSKTIISIAITSYTNTGGAHGNLKITFLNFNAENGQLIANKTLFSDIDAVKKIAEPYYKKTIEDKSILLNQDQFILPSNMAYTEDGLVFLYNTFEIAAYSEGIIEFKVPYNEIESYLLF
- the istA gene encoding IS21 family transposase; amino-acid sequence: MANTLDPMDLKQIINLKQDGYSNRQIGATLGICRNTINSYIHLFKGSGYSFKELLKLDNHTLEKLFTSHTTINNKRYDELMFYFESINKARNHPGFTFLYHYTEYSQKVKDPYSYTQFMEHYHRKYAKIKGSMKLEHEAGKEMFVDFAGKKLQIVDKITGEILPVEVFVAMLPNSQYTYVEACMSQKREDFISCCENALHFYGGVPKAIVSDNLKSAVTRSSRYEAQVNRSFKDFARHYNCVVNPTRSYSPQDKALVENAVHLAYQRIYYPLREMTFFSLADLNKEIKLLLECYNNLLFQRKEASRLELFQSVEREYLKPLSSTRYEIKEYRRAKVQKIGYIYFSPDKTYYSVPYRYIGKETTLHYTKGMVEVYYNQQRIAIHQRSGSKGAYITNKDHLSSSHKQYSQWSPQYFKNKAAVHGSYVAACVERIIAALDYPETGYKRAMGVIQLHKSYGSQRLDNACKRAIQADAVSYNRITNILKNNLDQSSLFLQEETDRGSHIPKHANIRGASNYK
- the istB gene encoding IS21-like element helper ATPase IstB, which encodes MNTNHTIEKLRKMRLTAMAELHHNHLSDNRIECLTPDQYLALLTDHQWEDLQNRKIKRLTTQAAFKQGATLTDINYLHNRSLDRNMFERLATLDFVQKKENLIITGSSGVGKSYIAQALGHQACMMNKRTLYTNTARLMKRLKLSKVDGTYLKELAKLLKVDLLILDDFGLQSFDNQNREALMDIIDERHDKKATIVASQIPVSAWYDIIGESTIADAILDRIVNSSHRINLTGESLRKGKLKEQY